In Deltaproteobacteria bacterium, the genomic window ACGGACATTCCGGTGCACAGCCATCCGTTCAACGAAATGTTCTACGTGCTCGAAGGGGAGGTGGAGATCGGCGACACCCTTTACACCGCGGGCTCGTGCGTGTTCATCGAGGGGGGCACGCCCTACGGTCCCACGCGCGCGCCCAAGGGGGTCAAGGTGCTGCGTTATGCCGAAGCGTTCCAGAAGTGACCGGACGGTAGACAGTATATTGACAGGAAAGGGGAAACGACGATGAAGATTCGCAATTTGTGCGCGTTCATGACGGTCGGGCTCTTTCTCTTCGCGGCGCAATCCGCATACGGAGCCAACGCCTACGAGCAGCTCGTGGCCGCGTCCAAGGCGGAGATGGCCAAGACCGGCGGCAAGCTCCGCATGTCCCTGGACTGGCCCAAGCCGGATACCAAGAACGTGCTGCCGGCCTTCAGCAAGGCCTACCCGTTCATCAAGGAGATTTCCTACAAGCGCGAGGTGGGCATCGGGCCGTTCGGGCAGTTCCTCATCCAGTTCAAGCAGGGAAAGAACCCGCCCTACGACATCATGCACATCGCCAGCGAGTTCCAGGCCCAGTACTGGAAGGAGGGCGCGTTCGTGAAGCCTCCGTTCAGCTACGAGGAACTCGCGAAGCACACCCCCGCCGGCTGGGCGAAACTGGACCCCAGGGGGATGGACCCGGAGGGCAATTTCCTCTCCACCACGGGCAACGTGCGGGGCAACGCGTGGAACCCCACGCTTGTGCCCAAGGGCAAGGAGCCCACGACCTGGGAGGCGTGCCACGACCCCATGTGGAAGGGCAGGGCGCTGATCGACACGCGCAACAAGCTGCAGGCCTTCCAGCACGATCCCAAGACGCGCGAGAAGCACCTTCAGTGGATCGAGAAACTGGTCGCCAACGACATCGTGCCGGCCCAGGGACAGGGAACCATACTGCGCCGGGTGGCTTCCGGAGAATTTCCCGTGGCGTGCGCGGTCAACTACCACACGGCCAACCGCATGATCGACCGGGGAGTGAAGAACCTCAAGTTCGCGCTGCCTGATCCGGTTCCGTTGGAGATCGGCACCCGGCTCTACGTGGCCAAGTGGTCGCAGACGCCGGCCACCACCCAGCTCTGGGCGGTGTGGATATCCACCGGCGGGCAGGAAGTGCTTGAGAACTACGCCTACCGCGGGTTCCCTTGGGATCCCATATCCAAGAAGTATCCCCTGGCCAAGGGCAAGTACATCGCCATCTGCGGCGCCAAGTGCGCGCTCAAGTGGGACGAGTACAACCGTGAGTTCCAGGAGTTGCTGGGGCTCCCCGCGGCCAAGAAGAAGAAATAAGGTCGGGGACGGCGGCACCCATTACATCCACCGTTTCCGGCCGCGCACCGGGCTGGCTGAGTTGGGGGCGCGAGCACTTCGTGGTCGTGCTGAGCGTTGCGCTGCTCCTTTGGCTCGTGCTCGTGCCTCTGGGCACGCTCATCATCTTCAGCCTTAGGCTTGGCAATCCCTGGGAACCCGGCGGCTTCACCGTCGAGCACTACCTCACCGCCTATTCGACGCCGCAGACCTACTCGATGTTCTTCAACACGGCGTTGCTGGCCGGGTTCAGCACGGTCATCTCCGTCGGCTTGGCGACCCTCTTCGCGTTCCTCACGGAGCGCACCGACATGCCGTTCCGCAACGTCGCCTGGGGGCTGATATTGGTGCCCATGGCGATACCCGGACTGCTCTTCGCCGTGTCGTGGACGTTTCTCCTGTCACCGCAGATCGGCCTCTTCAACGTGTGGATGCGGGACGTGCTGGGATGGTTCGGGGTGGAGGTCGCCAGCGGGCCGCTGAACATCTATAGCCTGTGGGGCATGGTCCTGCTGGAGGGCCTGCGCGGCGTCACCACCACGTTCCTGATCATGGTGGGGGCGTTCAGGGCCATGGACCCGAGCCTGGAGGAGGCGGCGCGGGTCGCCGGCGCCTCGGGCCGCCGGACCTTTTTCGGCATTTTCCTCCCGCTGCTGACCCCGGCCATCTTCGGCGCCACCATGTACAGCTTCATGACCCACCTGGAGTCGCTGGAGATCCCGCTGATCATCGGCCTGCCGGCGCGCATCCACGTGTTCCCGACCTATATCTATTTCACCACGCAGCGCTTCACGCCCCCCGAGTACGGTTTGGCCGCAGCCCTCGGCGCGAGCTTCCTGCTGGTCAGCATCCTGCTGGTGTACGCCTACCGCTACGCCATGCGGCAGGAAGGGCGCTTCGTCACCATCACCGGCAAGGGCTACCGTCCGCGCCTCATGCCGCTGGGCAGGTGGCGCTACGTGGCGTTCGGCGCCTTTTTCGCGTACTTCGCCCTGACCATCGCGGCGCCCAGCTTCGTGCTGCTCTGGAGCTCGCTGCTGCCGGTGTACATGACGCCTTCCTGGGAGCTGTTGCCCGACCTGTCGCTGCAGCACTACCGCGACATCCTGACCGACAGCGACGTCTGGGACGCCACGCGCAACACCATCGTGGTGGCCCTGGGCGCGGCCACCTTGACCATGCTGCTTTCCCTGGTGGCGGCATGGGTCGTCATCCGCAAGCGGTTCCGGGGACGGACGTTTCTCGATGCGGTCACGTTCCTGCCCCACGCGCTGCCCGGCGTGATCATCGCCCTGGCGTTCATGTTCCTCTATCTCCAACCACCCCTCGACGGGCTGGGCCTATACGGCACCGTGTGGATCATCGTCCTGGGGCTGACCGTGAGCTACATTGCCTTCGGCGGACGCGCCATGAGCGGTGCGCTGGCCCAGGTGCACGCGGAGCTGGAGGAGGCGAGCCATGTGTCGGGCGCGAAGTGGCTCACTCTCATGCGGCGCATCGTCCTGCCCCTTGTGCTGCCCGCGTTCATCGGCGGCTGGATCTGGGTGGCCTCGCATGCCCTTCGGAACTTCTCCGTGCCGTTGATCCTGGCCACGCGCGAGAACTGGGTGCTGTCCGTGATCATGTGGCGCACCTGGGAGGACGGCGACCCGGGGCAGACCTCGGCGTTGGGGGTATTGTTGATCATCGCGCTGGCGCTGCTGACGGTGGGCGGGCGCTGGCTGGTGGCGCGCATGAACCGGCGGCAGGAGTCGTGAACGCCGGGCAGGGTTTGGTTGACGAAGAAAGGGCGCTAAGTTATGGAAACGGCTTGCGCCGGGATGGTGGAATGGGTAGACACGCGGGACTTAAAATTCCGCGGGCGTAAGCCCGTGCCGGTTCAAGTCCGGCTCCCGGCACTCCCATCCGGCACCCTGCGGGGACCAACCCGTTCGTCCTGAGCGTAGCGCCGCGCCAGCGGCGCGAAGTCGAAGGGCGCGTGCGGCGCCTCTACCCCTGCTCGTAGAGCACTTCTCCGGCGGCGCTGGTGTCATAGCCGCCGAGGGACTCCATCGCATCCCTGAACTCCCCGGACCTGAGCACCGCCAGCAGGGTGGCGCCTGCAGGCGATTCGTGGAACGACCGCAGCAGCAGCAGGTCGTACTGCTCGTCGCCCACCGGGATGAAGTCGAGCCCCAGCGCCTCGGCCGCGGAAAGGATGCCCAGGCCGGTGTCCGCGAGGCCGCTGGCCACCGCCACGGCTACCGCCATGTGGGTGAACTCCTCGTGCTCGTACCCCTGTATCGCGGCCGGGTCCACGCCGAGACGCGCCAGCTCGAAGTCCAGCAGCACCCGGGTGCCGGAGCCGGGCTGGCGGTTGACGAAGCGCAGGTCGGGTCTTCCCAGGTCGGCGATGCCCGACAGTCCCATGGGATTGCCGCGCGGCACCAGCAGGCCCTGGCGGCGCTTGACGCAGTGCACGAGCACGACGGGCACGCTCGGCAACACCCGCTGGATGTCCGGGACGTTGTAGCTGCCGGTATCGGGGTCCAGCAGGTGGGTGCCGGCCATGTGGGTCTCGCCGCGGCGGATGGCGTGCAGTCCCCCCAGGCTGCCGACGTTGGCGTCGGCGATCTTGAGGCGCGGATCGCGGCGCTTGAGCTGGTCTTCCAGCACGCTGATGGAGAGGTCGTGGCTGCCGGTGCACAGGATGGTGTGCTCCACTTCGTCCGGCGCGCGCAGCAATTCGACGTCGACCTCCTCGCCGGCGTTGATCCCTTCCACCATACCCGGTATGCGCAGGAATCCGTCGGCGCGCACCATGGTGCTGATGACGCCGGCGCCGCGCGCCAGCGGCACGGCCACCAGCCGTTTCTCCACCCGCCCCAGGGTCACGCGGACGAATTCCTCCAGCCCGAGCCTGGAGGGGATCTTGCGCGGCGCCACGGCGCGTACCTTAGGAGGGGATGCCGCGCCCGCGCCCAGCAGCCGTGCGAGCGCGGGCTGCAGGATCTCACGGGCGATGACGATGGCCGATACCGGATAGCCGGGAATGCCGATGACGGGCTTGCCGCCGGCCACTCCCAGCACGGCCGGCTTCCCGGGCATGACTTCGATGCCGTGCACCAGAAGCTCGCCCGCGTCGTCCACCACCTCGGCGGTGAAGTCGTGCGCGCCGGCGGAGGAGCCGGCGATGAGCGCTACGATGTGGTGGTCCTTCAACGCTTCAGCGAGGGCCTGTCTCAGTAGCGCGGGGTCGTCGGGGACCGCGGCAAAGACCGCCGGCGTGCCGCCGGACTCCGTCACCATGCCCCCCAGCACCGTGGAGTTGAAGTCGATGATCTCACCTGGCCGCGCCGCGTCTCCCGGTACGGTGATCTCGTCGCCGGTTGGGATGACGGCCACCCGCGGGCGCGCCTTGACGCGTACAGTGGTATGGCCGGCCGCCAGGATGGCGCCGAGGTCGTAGGGCCGCAGCCGGTGGTTGCGCGGCAGCAGCAGCTCGGTGGCCACCACGTCCTCTCCCACCAGCCGTACGTTCTGCCACGGGGTCGCCGCCTGATCGATGGACACGGTGGCGCCGCCGGTCTCGCGCACGTTCTCGATCATGATCACCGCATTGGCCCAGGACGGCAAAGGCTGGCCGGTGTCCAGGTAGGCGAACCGGCCTTGCGGATCCCCCTCGTCCGCGAGCAACCGCAGCTCGCGCGGGGTGAACTCCGTCGCTCCGAAGGTGTCTTCCGCGCGTACGCAGATGCCGTCCATGGCCGAGCCGTGGTAGTGCGGCGAGGACATCTTCGCGAACACCGGCTCGGCGGTGACCCGGTGGAGCGCGCCGGCCACCGCCACCGTCTCGTCCTCCAGCAGGGTTTCGTCGACGCGGCTCAGGAAGAGGGCACGTGCGTCCTCCAGTGGAGTCTTCTTTAGGTACCGTTTCCGCGCCATCGGCCCACGTTATCAGAAAAGCAGCACCTCCACCTCCTCGCCCTGCTCCAGTCCCTCGCTGTTGAGGTCGATGCACACCATGCCGTCGGCCTTGACCAGGGTGAAGATGGCGCCGGACTTGCTGGGCAGTGGCGCGGCGTATACCGTGTCGCCGCGTCTTTCGAGGGTGACGCGTACGTAGTCTTCGCGGCCGGTCTGCGACGAAACATTGGTGTCCATCGCCGCCCGGACCGTGTTGCGTCCCGTTTGCACGCTTAGCGTGCTCTCGCCCGACAGCGCGCGGATCAGCGGGGCGGCGAACAGGTCGAAGATCACCAGCGCCGACACCGGGTACCCGGGAAGTCCCAACACGGGCTTCCCCGCGG contains:
- a CDS encoding cupin domain-containing protein; amino-acid sequence: MAVHHVNEKSAEMVKTARGETKYLYRNERDGGPSIMIRHWGPDTDIPVHSHPFNEMFYVLEGEVEIGDTLYTAGSCVFIEGGTPYGPTRAPKGVKVLRYAEAFQK
- a CDS encoding iron ABC transporter permease, with the translated sequence MVVLSVALLLWLVLVPLGTLIIFSLRLGNPWEPGGFTVEHYLTAYSTPQTYSMFFNTALLAGFSTVISVGLATLFAFLTERTDMPFRNVAWGLILVPMAIPGLLFAVSWTFLLSPQIGLFNVWMRDVLGWFGVEVASGPLNIYSLWGMVLLEGLRGVTTTFLIMVGAFRAMDPSLEEAARVAGASGRRTFFGIFLPLLTPAIFGATMYSFMTHLESLEIPLIIGLPARIHVFPTYIYFTTQRFTPPEYGLAAALGASFLLVSILLVYAYRYAMRQEGRFVTITGKGYRPRLMPLGRWRYVAFGAFFAYFALTIAAPSFVLLWSSLLPVYMTPSWELLPDLSLQHYRDILTDSDVWDATRNTIVVALGAATLTMLLSLVAAWVVIRKRFRGRTFLDAVTFLPHALPGVIIALAFMFLYLQPPLDGLGLYGTVWIIVLGLTVSYIAFGGRAMSGALAQVHAELEEASHVSGAKWLTLMRRIVLPLVLPAFIGGWIWVASHALRNFSVPLILATRENWVLSVIMWRTWEDGDPGQTSALGVLLIIALALLTVGGRWLVARMNRRQES
- a CDS encoding molybdopterin biosynthesis protein, with the translated sequence MARKRYLKKTPLEDARALFLSRVDETLLEDETVAVAGALHRVTAEPVFAKMSSPHYHGSAMDGICVRAEDTFGATEFTPRELRLLADEGDPQGRFAYLDTGQPLPSWANAVIMIENVRETGGATVSIDQAATPWQNVRLVGEDVVATELLLPRNHRLRPYDLGAILAAGHTTVRVKARPRVAVIPTGDEITVPGDAARPGEIIDFNSTVLGGMVTESGGTPAVFAAVPDDPALLRQALAEALKDHHIVALIAGSSAGAHDFTAEVVDDAGELLVHGIEVMPGKPAVLGVAGGKPVIGIPGYPVSAIVIAREILQPALARLLGAGAASPPKVRAVAPRKIPSRLGLEEFVRVTLGRVEKRLVAVPLARGAGVISTMVRADGFLRIPGMVEGINAGEEVDVELLRAPDEVEHTILCTGSHDLSISVLEDQLKRRDPRLKIADANVGSLGGLHAIRRGETHMAGTHLLDPDTGSYNVPDIQRVLPSVPVVLVHCVKRRQGLLVPRGNPMGLSGIADLGRPDLRFVNRQPGSGTRVLLDFELARLGVDPAAIQGYEHEEFTHMAVAVAVASGLADTGLGILSAAEALGLDFIPVGDEQYDLLLLRSFHESPAGATLLAVLRSGEFRDAMESLGGYDTSAAGEVLYEQG